The genome window TAACCTCTTGCTGAGGACAAGTAAAATAACATGGACCTTCTAACCAAAGACCATACAtataaacaaattttccccaaaaagataaaaaagtttattctaaaaatccaaaaggtATATACGATTCCTTTAGATTTAACTTTGTAAGTATGTCAATCATgatgaatttattattttttgctataAATTAGACTTTTCTATGTGGGACATGTTttgttagcctcgtgagaccatcctgatctcgcgagctttcaaggtttcactcgcagatcagtctggctactctccgttaaagaaaatttggagccgttcaccaaacgaacgtccaatcaaggcaaggcaaggcaaatttatttatatagcacaattcagtacaagacaatacaaagtgctttacatgattaagatataccaaaataataaaatgtagatagaaaatagaataaaagcaagtagggatagaatgtagtaacaaaaaagaacattaaaaacagtaaaactgtttaactagaacagtcaaaggcaattttaaacagatgtgtttttaatcttgatttaaaagaactcaggctttccacacttttacagttttctggaagtttgttccagataagcggagcataggaactaaatgctgcttctccatgtttagttctggttctaggtatgtggagtagactggagccagaagaccttagtggtctggagggttgatacactgataacaagtctgtgatgtatttaggtgctaagccatttaaggatttatagactaacagaagtattttaaagtgtattctctgagatacagggagccagtgtaaggactttagaactggggttatgtgctctactttcttagtcttagtgaggacttagtgagccaatcagcgttggctttgaggcgggtggaggtgtgacgcaacgagaagcgcgacagttcagtctaaagaacatggtggcttcagccgatgaaactagcgttagcgtggctatcgagcaagttttatcggaattacagggtatttctttgctgagctaacaagcctttacctgcagcagcaagagtagcttggcttgtggttgtgtttttgtcgtcgctcgtaacagagcgacgacgaatctgattggtttatttggcccgtctatcaccaacataggccaatcagctaaccagtattttcgccccttcccaaaataacttcaacggaaggtttccagatggatatgcggagcaaatctatctggcggagtcaggtaaatgtTTTGTCCCAACTCTCAAGAATCAGTGCGTGAAAAAGACGCAGCCTCAGAGGCTGCTGATGATGGCTTACAGGAGGGGTCTCTTGAGCTTCAACCATTGCAATTCCACTTCACATAGACCCCAGCTGAAGGATTTGAATGTGAAAGGGAAGGatttaaaacataattgttTTCCCTTTAAAATACAATTGCATAAAATACTGTAGTGAGGATGTATTAAGGATGTTAAAATCACGAAGAATCCTTTCAGTGCTTATTTCACCCTTATTTCAGGTATAAATCTAAACATTAATCATTTTTCCAACACTGTGAAGCGAGAGCTGCAGCTGTAATCATTTCCACGGTACATATTTTCATTCTCATATCAGCTCAGGGCAAACAAATGAAGTATTGCACTGGGGGCTTGATGAAATGTGCAATAAGAAGAGGGAAAGACAGGCTGCTGGCGTGGACCATGACCCTGTCAGAGTAAACACTGGGACTGTTTGTCCTTCGTAGGTCGGGGACAGAATGTGGCGGTTGGTCCTTCCACTGATCTGCACCAGCTTCTACCTACAGGTGGGTGTCTAAAACTGGCCTCAACTGGCACATTTTCTAGAGATCAAGTATACCGTGTGTACAGTTCTATCAATCCTCAATGACCTTAGTTGATTGTGGTTTCAAACACCTGTCCTCCTATGTGCTCCAGGTTTTAAAAGTGGAATTTTTAGTGCTGAAAAAGGAAAGGAACAAAAATCACCAGCGTTCTGTTTGCTACTCTGGGGCTGATGGAAAACCAGGAAAGGAAAATCAAGCATGGTTGTTATGCTAGAGATGAGTTTATTAAAGTTACAAGGGTCAAGAGCAACCACTAAGTGGAGCCGACTGAATTTTACAGAGAAATCTAATCTAAAACCCTCAAGATCTAACATTTCAGACACATAcgtccttgtttaaaatacaactgAAAACCGTGCTTTgactttcattcatttttaaccctttctaAGGCCTAACTCTGACCATCACCAGtatatacctaaccctaacctaattGACAACCTAGTCGTAAACCTATCCCCGAAAACAAATGTCCTCGAtctacatcaaagtcctcattTTGGTGGTAAAAGAGGGAAATtctgttctcactcagctgcaagtacattCAAACACTCTCACACAGATATACGTGGAAAAACAAAGCCAGAGTTGCAAAGATTTGGTGGATCTTTCATATAAAATCCAAACATACGCTCCAAAAAATCTCTGTCAACAACAAATGTTCACGTCGTCAACTTCATCAATTGTGTCATCTACGATCATGGCTAGACAGGACCTCAAGCTATTCTGCTAACATTGGAGCCTCCGTTGCTGCTGCTGAACTGCAGCCTGTTGAGTACACAGTGTGCAAACTACCTGATCCAAACTAACACAGACTCGTCCATAAAAGTGCCACCTTGTTCTCTAAATGGTGATCCCACTGGTGATCCCATCAGCCAAATCCTCGCTCTAAGTCACATGCATATTTAGTGCTTCTTTAATCCATCAAATGATATTTTGCTTGAGTAAATTGCATCTTTACACCTGTGCATTTTGCAGCTGTAATACACACACaaacgtgcacacacacacacacacttaaacaCAAACGGACAGCatagcaaaataaatgtttggatatgaggctcttaaagttgctgtagatcgttggtcttcgatcacgccgagTTGCCGCTTTATTGCGAGGCAtcgcagagggtcaggctctgCTCTGTCCGGCAATATTTAtgaattaagcaaaccggcattatgatagatctgcgatactgtcgctagatgtcGTCTGTTTATATTTCTTTGATCGCGGCTGAGAAGGGATTATTTTTtgcctcaaaaaggaccatcaaaacacgatcaagatggaggcttggtgtatatgatcttattttatcatgatcaaacggtttttggtctgtCTATTAATCTGTCTATTAACTTGCAAGCAGTCTGAAAAACTGGAATACACAGTTGCTTGGTCCTGAATTCTCTAAATTAATGTATCCTTTCTCTCTGCAGCCAACTACTGGTCACCAAATATGCCAGTTGTCGGGACAAATAGCCGACTGCGCTTCAAGGAACCTCCACTGGGTCCCAGCTCTGCCTCTGGACACCATCCATTTATATTTGGATAGAAATTACATCAGTGAGATCAACAGAACATCCTTCAGAGACTTGGAGGAACTCCAGAGATTAGACCTGGGAAGCCAGCATGTAGTCGTCATCATCAGGAACGACTCTTTCCTGAGGCAGAGAAAGTTGACCGTGCTGATTCTTGGACAGAATGTGGGTCTTAAGCTGGAACCGCGGGCATTCGCCGGGCTGGTCAGTTTAAGAGACCTCTGGCTGGATTACTGCTCTCTGAACGACTCCATACTGAAAGAAAGCTATCTAGAGCCGCTTGTGTCGTTGCAAAGGCTCAACCTCTTCAGGAACAACATAGAGGCACTTCAACCCGGCCTGTTCTTTTTGAATCTCACAAAGTTTTCACAGTTAATTCTTAAACTGAACTCCCTCAAGAAAATATGTGAGGAGGACTTAGTTGGCTTCAGGGGGAAATCTTTTCACCTCCTCGACTTGTCGTCCAACAGCTTCTTCCGATCTGAAGTTGACTGGGCGAGCTGTGGAAACCCTTTCAAAGGGATGGCCTTCAACGGGCTCGATATCTCAAGCAGTGGAATGAATTTGGAGAAATTAAGGCTGTTTTTCAGAGCTATCAGGGGGACTCCAATTGCTCATCTCAAATGTTCTGGAAGTCTTGGAAAAGACTTTTCCTATAAAAACATTGAAGATCCAGATAAAGACACATTCCAAGGCCTTGAGAACAGCTTGATCAACAATTTTGATCTCTCAGGCAACAGGATTTTTGCTTTAAAGACTGGCGTCTTTAGGGCTCTGAAAGATGCAAAGATGATCGATGTCTccaggaataaaataaatgtaattgagGAAAATGCCTTTATTGGTCTGCAGACCAATTTACTGCGTCTCAACTTGTCATCCAATCTGTTAGGGGAAATCCTCTCCCAAACGTTCAGAGGTCTGACAGAACTTCTTATTTTGGACTTGTCTAACAACCACATTGGTGTGCTGGGACACAATGCCTTCTGGGGTCTTCCCCAATTACAACATTTATACCTGACGGGAAATGCTCTGCAACAGCTGGAGTCTCCTGCGGCGCTGCCCGACTTAAATTTCCTCCTCCTGAGAGACAATAAGTTGAATTCCATCAGCGACCTCACCAGCTCGTGGAACAACAGCGTCTATTTAGACATTTCAGGAAACAGGTTCACAAACCTGGGGGACGTTTATGTCGTTCTGACTCATTTCAAGCGTCTGCGGTACTTTTTTTATGGGGGCAACTCCATTTTGTGGTGCACAATAAATCATGGTGTCTCCATGCCTCGTGATAATAGTTTGGAAGTGTTGGACCTTCACGCCTGTTCCCTGCAGATTGCTTGGGCCCAGGGGAAGTGTGTTGACATATTTGATCATTTGCAGAACCTGCTTGGTTTAAATATCAGCCTCAACACCCTGATGTCCCTCCCTCATGGGATCTTCAGGGGTCTCACGTCAATCCAAGAAATTGACCTTTCAGCCAACGCCCTTACCTATCTGGAGACCAATGTTTTCCCAGCAAGCCTGAAATGGCTCGATCTCTCAAACAACTTTCTAGTCTCTCCCGACCCGATGACCTTCTACTCGCTCAGTTTCCTCAAACTGTCAGAAAACCGGTTCCACTGTGATTGTACTCTGGAGGGTTTCCTCAAGTGGCTGAATACGACCAATGTGACCTTCCTGAGCCAAGCTGAGCAGCTCAGATGTGAGTTCCCAGCTTCTGTCCACAACCTCCCCCTGCTGGAGTTCGCCACCATCATGGAGCCGTgtgaggacgaggaggaggcaGTCCAGGCTCTTCAGTTTGCTCTTTTCGTCTGCTCTGCCCTCCTCGTCTTCAGCCTCACACTTGGCGGGATTACGTATGCCCGCCTCAGGGGGCAAATATTCATCATCTACAGAAAGATAGTCAACAGGGTTCTGGAGGGCCCCAAACCGCCAGCCCATGAGGATGACTGGCAGTACGATGCCTTCCTGTGCTTCAGCAACAACGACTACAGATGGGTGGAGGCCGcgttgctgaagaagctggatAAAGAGTTTTCAGAAGAGAACCTGTTCCGCTGTTGCTTCAAAGCCAAAGACTTCCTGCCAGGGGGGGACCACCTCTCGAACATCAGGGATGTcatctggagcagcaggaagaccTTGTGCATCGTCTCCAAGGAGTTCCTTAAAGGTGCTGTTTAATGTGCAATTAGAATTGGGGGGAATGGGGGCTACATGTTAAACCTTCTGTAGCACTTTGTTAACGtccaagaaataaacaaatccGCCACTGCTTTGTCAACGTCACACCCACATCAGACTTTTAATGTTGGAGACAGATTCCAGAGAGAGCCCTCAGCTCTATGTTCTCACTTTAATCCAGCTGTTTGGGTAAAAGCTCTTAAGGACTCCCATTGTCTCGTTCTTAAACCCAGCCCAGATGGTTACTGCCCTTGTTTACGCTAAAAGAAATCCAGGTGGCATAACCCCAGATATTAAAAAAGAGCTAACAGATTTTTCCATGTGATAACAAGAAAAGCTTACAGTATATCCAAAGAGACAAATGCACAAATGCTTCattaattgtgatttttatttcagaaacaatgaaaacaagAGATTTCATCTTTTGTTCCATCAGTAAACCAGACCCCCTACATCAGTCTTGTTTTCCAGACAGCAGCATGCTTGTTACCACGGTCCGGCTGTTGTTCCTCTGCTGTCTTTGGTTCTGTTCATATGAGTGGAGACATTTTTGCCTCTTTGCAGATGGCTGGTGCTTGGAGGCGTTCACTTTAGCCCAGGGCCGCATGCTGGAGGAGCTGACCAACGTCCTGATTATGCTGGTGGTGGGGAAGGTGTGTATATGAAGCTGGCTTTGGTCCTGTTGAATTGGGTTAATAAAAAACACTTGCTCACAACATACTTATAGATGTGTATCTCTATAAATTATTGTTACCAGATTGATCTATAACagtcatttatttcaaaaagtgaaactcatgtaGAATTACTGCACAGAGTAATATAATATGCTTCAAGCGTTTATCTTTTTTACAGCTAAACACAAAATTCTGTGTCTcagaaaactagaaaatcaaaaatattcaaaacaaaaatattttatacataAATGTGTACCTACTAGAAAGTGTATAACTGTACTGTACAGTATTTGAACTCGTACTTAGTTGGGCCCTTTTATTGCTTGAATTCCTCCATCTCCCTCAGGATGCCTCCCTGCCACCCTGCAGGCTGAACCACAGGCAGAACTCTGGTGTTTCAGCCTGTGGTTCTTCTGAGGTGTAATGAAAGCCCAGGTTCCTTTGATAGCGGCCCTTTAGGTCATCCGCATCGTCGGCTCTGGCGTCTCTCACCTTCCTGTTCATAAGGCTCTGTTTTTCAGTGGTTTCCGTTATATCTTTCTGAAAGGACTTTTTTAAGTGAACATGAATACCTTCAACTCAGAAATATTCCCTCTGAGTTATGGTGTGCTCCAAGGCTCAATTATGAGTCCTGCCTTGTCTGCACTGAGTGGGCCCAGAGAAAGTGCTCAGAGCTCACTATTCTCCTTTTTTGAGGCCAATGGAAAAGCCATGGTGTTTGTCTTAATGGTATCCCCGAAACTGTGGAGGCAGATAAGTGCATTGGTCCAACTTAGCTTTTTCCATCTCAGACAGCTTGCTAAGTTAAAGCCATACCTTCCACCTTACATTTGtctccaaataaaatgcaaactttacttttatctgaaaagatgactttggaccactgagggTCAGTCCAGttatttttctccttagcccaggtcGGATGGTTTTGACGTCTGGGGTTCAGGTGTGAACGGATgacattcttttccttttttgttttctgccacAGATTTTCCACCCACCCCATTTTCCAACAATAGGTTTGGACACGGGATCCGATCTGATCATGAATCGTTTACAGCCTCCCAGATGCTAAGTTACACTTGCGCACGCCTTAGCTACTTTGAGATGCTGCTGTACTATCGTGCATACTGCATATTATCTCATATCATTCTATAAACAGGCTGGAGGTTTTccactgtttaacttgaatatatAATCATCTTTACCTGAACATGTCATATTATCAAtgattgtgcaatatttactctggtgtttatcttttacttttgtctttggcatttcaaataaaact of Fundulus heteroclitus isolate FHET01 chromosome 15, MU-UCD_Fhet_4.1, whole genome shotgun sequence contains these proteins:
- the LOC118566237 gene encoding toll-like receptor 5, encoding MWRLVLPLICTSFYLQPTTGHQICQLSGQIADCASRNLHWVPALPLDTIHLYLDRNYISEINRTSFRDLEELQRLDLGSQHVVVIIRNDSFLRQRKLTVLILGQNVGLKLEPRAFAGLVSLRDLWLDYCSLNDSILKESYLEPLVSLQRLNLFRNNIEALQPGLFFLNLTKFSQLILKLNSLKKICEEDLVGFRGKSFHLLDLSSNSFFRSEVDWASCGNPFKGMAFNGLDISSSGMNLEKLRLFFRAIRGTPIAHLKCSGSLGKDFSYKNIEDPDKDTFQGLENSLINNFDLSGNRIFALKTGVFRALKDAKMIDVSRNKINVIEENAFIGLQTNLLRLNLSSNLLGEILSQTFRGLTELLILDLSNNHIGVLGHNAFWGLPQLQHLYLTGNALQQLESPAALPDLNFLLLRDNKLNSISDLTSSWNNSVYLDISGNRFTNLGDVYVVLTHFKRLRYFFYGGNSILWCTINHGVSMPRDNSLEVLDLHACSLQIAWAQGKCVDIFDHLQNLLGLNISLNTLMSLPHGIFRGLTSIQEIDLSANALTYLETNVFPASLKWLDLSNNFLVSPDPMTFYSLSFLKLSENRFHCDCTLEGFLKWLNTTNVTFLSQAEQLRCEFPASVHNLPLLEFATIMEPCEDEEEAVQALQFALFVCSALLVFSLTLGGITYARLRGQIFIIYRKIVNRVLEGPKPPAHEDDWQYDAFLCFSNNDYRWVEAALLKKLDKEFSEENLFRCCFKAKDFLPGGDHLSNIRDVIWSSRKTLCIVSKEFLKDGWCLEAFTLAQGRMLEELTNVLIMLVVGKVAHYQLMTCNAVRAFVQRREYLTWPEDPQDLQWFYERLVSLIIRDTKVKKFPVDKPRSVQPEGGPPAKDEVPLRNIRIAAN